The genomic region TCGGGGCCTTTCTTGCCAATGTGCTGCTGGCCCAAGAACGCGGCCTGCCTACGCTGCTCAGCCCCGCGCTGATTGGCCTGGGTGCGATGCTGCAGGCTGGTGCCGGTGCCTGGGCGATCCGGCGCTGGGTCAGCCAACCGCTGGTGTTGTCGGAACCGCAGGACCTCGCCCGCTTCTATGCCGCCGGCGCGCTGTCCTGCCTGATCAGCCCGACGGTGGGCGCCAGCGCCCTGTTGGTGGTCGGCGCCATCCCCGGCAGCCTGTGGCTGCATACCTGGTCATCCTGGTGGGTCGGCGACACCCTCGGCCTCTTGATCGCCGCGCCGATGGCACTGACCCTGCTGGGCCAGCCTCGCAAGGCCTGGCGACCGCGCCGTCTCAGCGTGGGTCTGCCCATGTTGCTGACCACCCTGCTGCTCGCGGCCGCCACGGCGCGGGTGCTGGAATGGGATGCCCAGCGAGGGCGCTCCGTCTTCGAGCGCGAAGCTGCCAACGCCTCGAATGCGCTCGAAGCACGGCTGCGCGAGCCACTGATGGCGCTCGAATCGCTGCGCAGCCTGATGACGGTGGCGCCCCGCATCAGCCGCGAGGAATTCGCACGAGGCACGGCCAGCTTTCTGGACAACGGCCCCTTGCTGGCCATGGGCTGGGCGCCGCGCTTGCAGCGCGGCGAGCTGGCCGCCTTTGACCGCGCTGCCTTGGCCGAAGGCCTGGACGGGTTCAAGGCCCGCGACCGCGACCGACCCGGCGACCTGCAGCCGCCGCCCAATGAGGACATGCTGGCGATCCGGTTGATCGAGCCGCTGGAGCGCAACCGCGGCGCCCTGGGCGTCAACATCCGATCGATTCCGGGGCCGCGCATCGCCCTGGCCCGTGCCGAAGCGAGCGGACTGGCGAGCGCGACCGCTGGCTTCCAGCTGTCGCAGGACAAGGAGCAGAGCACTGGCGTGGTGGTCTATCAGGCACTCTACGAAGGCTCGGTGAACAGCCCGGCCGAGCGCATGGCAGCACTGCGCGGCGTGGCCTTCGCCACGCTGCGGCCGGACCTGGTCCTGAAGTCGCTGCCGGCCCATCCCAGCTACGTTCAACTCTGCCTGCTGGACGCCGATCCGGCCTCACCGCGCCGCCTGCTGGCCGGCTCGCCCCACTGCGAGAAGCCCGACCTGGCGCTTCCCCACACGCTGCGCACGCTCAGCTTCGCGGGCCGCCAATGGCAGATCCTGGCGCTGGCCCCGCAGGGCATGCCCCTGGTGGAAGGAGCCGGCGGCCTGCCGTTCGCCTTGGTCGGCCTGGTCTGCACGGCCTTGCTCGGCCTGTTGCTGCTGACCGTGACCGGCCGCGCTCGCCGGATCGAAGACCTGGTGCGAGCCAGAACGTCCGAGCTCAAGCGAGAGGTTCAGCAGCGGCAGCATGCCGCCGCCGCGCTGCAGGACAGCGAACTGAGGTTCCGCAACATCTTCGACACCACGCCCATAGGCTTGGTGATCGCCGACGCCCATGGCGTGCCGCTGGAGGCCAATCCCCATTTCTGCCGGCTGGTCGGCTATTCGCCGGACGAGCTCAAGCAAATTCGCTCGGTCACCTTCACCCACCCCGACGACCGCGCCGAAGACCTGCGACTGGGTCGCCTGCTTCTGCAGGGCAAGTTGGGCATGTACAGGCGCGACAAGCGCTACCTGCACAAGGATGGGCACCAGATCCATGTGCGGGTCACGGTCTCGGCACTGGAAGCCAGTGGCGACAGCGGTCGCCGCCTGGTCGGCGTGGTCGAGGACATCACGGACCAGCTGAAGATGGAAGAGCTGGAACGCGCGCGCGAAGCGGCCGAGGCGGCCAACCGTGCCAAGAGCGATTTCCTGTCGCGCATGAGCCATGAGTTGCGCACGCCGCTCAATGCCATGCTCGGTTTTGCCCAGCTGCTCGAGATGGACCGCGAGCACCCCTTGAGCGGCCGCCAGCAGGCCTGGACCGGCCAGATGCAGCAGGCCGGTTGGCATCTGCTGGAGATGATCGACGACACGCTGGACCTTTCGCGCATCGAGTCCGGCGCCCTGCGCCTGGATCTGGGCGCGCAGGACCTGGACTCCCTGCTGGACGCAGCGCTGGCCATGGTCGACGCCTCGGCAGCGCAGCGCAAGCTGAGTGTCGTACGCCAGGTCGACGCGGGCGCCCGCCATGTGCAGGGCGACGCCACCCGCATCAAGCAGATCCTCATCAACCTGCTGAGCAACGCGGTCAAGTACAACGTCGAGGGCGGCCGCATCGAGATCCGCGGCGAGCTGACGCCCGAGGGCCAGGTGGCGCTGAGCGTCTCCGACAGCGGCATTGGGCTCACGCCCGAGCAGCTGGCCGGCCTTTTCCAGCCCTTCAATCGCCTGGGCCGGGAGCAGAGCAACGTGGCCGGCACCGGTATTGGGCTCGTGATCTGCAAGCGCCTGGCCGAGGCCATGGGCGGCGAGCTGCGGGCAACCAGCCGGGCCGGCCTGGGCAGCCGCTTCACGCTGCTGTTGCCGGCGGCCAGTGCCGACGTCCCTGTCGAAACCAGTCGTTTCGACAGCACGGTGCAAACCCACTATTACCAGCAGCGCCGCCTGATCTACATCGAGGACAACCCGACCAATGCCGAGGTCATGCGCGGAATCCTGGCCCAGCGTCCGCAGATCAGTTGGGAGCTTTGCGTCGACGGCCAGAGCGGGCTTGAGACCGTGCTGAGCGTGAGGCCCGACCTTGTGCTGCTGGACCTGCAGCTGCCCGACATCGATGGCCTGGAACTGCTGCAGCGGCTGCGCGCGGCAGGCGCAGCGATGCCGGTGGTGATCCTGTCAGCCAACGCGCTGCCGGAACAGATGGCCGCCTGCAAAGCCGCCGGCGCGGCCGACTACCTGACCAAGCCGGTCGACGTTCAGGCGCTGCTGACCTTGCTCGACCAGCTGTTGGCCGGGCCACCGCTTGCTTCACAATAAGGACCACCCGGCCCTTTTCCTCGACAGGACATGAGCACGTCTACCGAACTGACCACCCAATCCGCCCAGTCCCTGGCCACTGTGACCTCGAGCCTAGGCGGCTCGGCCAACGCGCCGACCCGGCAGTTCCTGACCTTCAGGATCGCCGCCGAGGAATACGGCATCGACATCCTCAAGGTCCAGGAAATCCGCTCCTACGAGGCCCCCACCCGGGTGGCCAACGCCCCGGCCTTCGTCAAGGGCGTGGTCAACCTGCGCGGCGTCAT from Pelomonas sp. SE-A7 harbors:
- a CDS encoding CHASE domain-containing protein yields the protein MPYRKTLLRDIARTLAVALAYTIVSLASLQLAIPPDYASPLYPSAGLALAAVLGWGFGVLPGIGLGAFLANVLLAQERGLPTLLSPALIGLGAMLQAGAGAWAIRRWVSQPLVLSEPQDLARFYAAGALSCLISPTVGASALLVVGAIPGSLWLHTWSSWWVGDTLGLLIAAPMALTLLGQPRKAWRPRRLSVGLPMLLTTLLLAAATARVLEWDAQRGRSVFEREAANASNALEARLREPLMALESLRSLMTVAPRISREEFARGTASFLDNGPLLAMGWAPRLQRGELAAFDRAALAEGLDGFKARDRDRPGDLQPPPNEDMLAIRLIEPLERNRGALGVNIRSIPGPRIALARAEASGLASATAGFQLSQDKEQSTGVVVYQALYEGSVNSPAERMAALRGVAFATLRPDLVLKSLPAHPSYVQLCLLDADPASPRRLLAGSPHCEKPDLALPHTLRTLSFAGRQWQILALAPQGMPLVEGAGGLPFALVGLVCTALLGLLLLTVTGRARRIEDLVRARTSELKREVQQRQHAAAALQDSELRFRNIFDTTPIGLVIADAHGVPLEANPHFCRLVGYSPDELKQIRSVTFTHPDDRAEDLRLGRLLLQGKLGMYRRDKRYLHKDGHQIHVRVTVSALEASGDSGRRLVGVVEDITDQLKMEELERAREAAEAANRAKSDFLSRMSHELRTPLNAMLGFAQLLEMDREHPLSGRQQAWTGQMQQAGWHLLEMIDDTLDLSRIESGALRLDLGAQDLDSLLDAALAMVDASAAQRKLSVVRQVDAGARHVQGDATRIKQILINLLSNAVKYNVEGGRIEIRGELTPEGQVALSVSDSGIGLTPEQLAGLFQPFNRLGREQSNVAGTGIGLVICKRLAEAMGGELRATSRAGLGSRFTLLLPAASADVPVETSRFDSTVQTHYYQQRRLIYIEDNPTNAEVMRGILAQRPQISWELCVDGQSGLETVLSVRPDLVLLDLQLPDIDGLELLQRLRAAGAAMPVVILSANALPEQMAACKAAGAADYLTKPVDVQALLTLLDQLLAGPPLASQ